In the Cellvibrio sp. KY-GH-1 genome, ACTTGCCTGAGCTCCCGTAAATCCTTGATATGAACGTGAGTATTCATCGTATTTCTCTCAATTTTTTTAACAACAATATCTACTAGCCATTTTCGTACCAGTTAAAAAAAAGAAATTAAACTTTGTAGCATTTTCAAAAATGCAACCCACATAAAATTTGCATATATTAAAAAAACAATACCTTTTCAACAACTTATCTAATTTTTTTGAGAGCTGGCACAATTTCCGCACTACCCCAAGTGCACGCATAGAAAACTATGCCGCCAACTTAATGAACGCTATTTTTAGCGGAAGGAGAACCACCATGAAATCATTACAATTCAACTCCCTTAAAACTCTATTAAGCGCATTTATTATTGCAACAACAGTCAGCATCACTTCGGCTGCCATTGCGCACGATGCAGAGACGAACATCAATTCCGATAAAAAATCTGCTGCAGAATACTGGGCCGATTTTAAGCAGGACAGCAAACAATCCTGGAAAGATAGTAAAGCAGCATTTAAAGATGGCTGGATTGAAAGCAAGCTGGAGACAGCATTGGTACTGAATAAACATCTTGATGCTTTGGATATAGATATTAATGTCGACAACAACGTCGCCACACTCGGTGGTGAAGTGAACACAGATATTGAAAAGGAACTCGCCGAAAATATTGCACTGGGGATCGAGGGGATCGATTTGGTGAAAAACAATATCAAGGTTACGTCAAAGCCAACTACTGCAGGAGCGCAATCAGTTAGCAGCAATCGTCGTAGCCTCTCGCAATATGTCGACGATGTCTCTACAACAGCGGCGATAAAAACCGAGCTACTGGCATCCAAAAATGTCGAAGGCCTGGAAATTAATGTCGACACCTATAAGGACGTAGTAACCTTGTCGGGCAAAGTGCATACCGGGGCGCAAAAGGATCTCGCACAGGCGATCGCCGCGAAGCAGGATGACGTGAAGAACGTGGTCAATAAGCTGGTAATCAAATCCTAACGCCACCGCCCGGACCAACCTTAGGTTTGCGCCCCGGAATTGGAGGCGATCACGCCCTTCAATTCCGGGGAATGAAACCACTTAAAATACAGCAACTTAAATAACATACTTCACATTTAACAATAAGTTTTGTAACCATTTATCGCTAAGTCCCTGAAATTTATACTTTAACCTCGGGGTTTAATGGTTTAGTCTTACCTTAACTGAAGCTGAAAGAGATCTATACCTGCTTTGAATAGTCACGTCACCTCCGCCCCGGAAACCGTTACCCACCAGCTGAGTCTGGAGCCTGGTGACAGTCGCCGACTCGCGAATCTCAATGGTCTGCTAGGCCAGCACCTGCGCCAGATCGAAGAACGCCTTGATATAGAAATCCGCCACCGCGGTACAGATTTCGAGCTAATCGGTCCTGCCGATACCACTCGCGCGGCCGCCGAACTTTTGCGCAACCTTTACCAACTGACCGAACACGCAGAACTCACCCCGGACGAAGTTCATCTGGCTCTGCAAACCTCAGGTATAGAACAGCTTATGCAGCAACTTGATCAAACCGAAGCGCAGGCCTTTCCAGCTGACGCCAGGGAAGTAGACGCCGATGAAGGCATTACGCTGATACGCACCAAGAAGTGCACAATTAAACCGCGCGGTTTAAACCAGCAACGCTATGTGCGAGCAGTACAAAAACACGATATCAACTTTGGTATTGGCCCGGCCGGTACTGGTAAAACCTACCTCGCGGTAGCTTGCGCGGTAGAAGCCTTGTTAAAGAATGAAATCGAGCGCATATTGCTGGTTCGCCCGGCGGTAGAAGCCGGCGAAAAGCTGGGCTTTTTACCGGGTGATCTGGCCCAGAAAGTCGACCCCTATTTGCGCCCTCTCTACGATGCCCTATTTGAAATGTTGGGCTTCGATACTGTTGGCAAACTTATGGAGCGCGGTGTTATTGAGGTAGCCCCACTCGCCTTTATGCGCGGCCGAACCCTGAACAACTCGTTCGTTATCCTCGACGAGAGCCAGAACACTACCCGGGAACAAATGAAAATGTTCCTGACCCGGATAGGCTTCGGCACTACCGCTGTCATCACCGGTGACCCGA is a window encoding:
- a CDS encoding PhoH family protein gives rise to the protein MNSHVTSAPETVTHQLSLEPGDSRRLANLNGLLGQHLRQIEERLDIEIRHRGTDFELIGPADTTRAAAELLRNLYQLTEHAELTPDEVHLALQTSGIEQLMQQLDQTEAQAFPADAREVDADEGITLIRTKKCTIKPRGLNQQRYVRAVQKHDINFGIGPAGTGKTYLAVACAVEALLKNEIERILLVRPAVEAGEKLGFLPGDLAQKVDPYLRPLYDALFEMLGFDTVGKLMERGVIEVAPLAFMRGRTLNNSFVILDESQNTTREQMKMFLTRIGFGTTAVITGDPTQIDLPRGMASGLRHAIEVLDNVNGISFTHFTSKDVVRHPIVQRIVEAYDAYEQKQPKAD
- a CDS encoding BON domain-containing protein, with product MKSLQFNSLKTLLSAFIIATTVSITSAAIAHDAETNINSDKKSAAEYWADFKQDSKQSWKDSKAAFKDGWIESKLETALVLNKHLDALDIDINVDNNVATLGGEVNTDIEKELAENIALGIEGIDLVKNNIKVTSKPTTAGAQSVSSNRRSLSQYVDDVSTTAAIKTELLASKNVEGLEINVDTYKDVVTLSGKVHTGAQKDLAQAIAAKQDDVKNVVNKLVIKS